In one Micromonospora polyrhachis genomic region, the following are encoded:
- a CDS encoding helix-turn-helix domain-containing protein encodes MSEKWLTIDDLAELLNVKRTWVRDKVTARVLPHRRVGGVRFTPKDVAAIEEMFFEPAITDTPSRAAARTRQAAA; translated from the coding sequence ATGAGCGAGAAGTGGCTGACGATCGACGACCTCGCGGAACTGCTCAACGTCAAGCGGACGTGGGTGCGCGACAAGGTCACCGCCCGAGTGCTTCCCCACCGTCGCGTTGGCGGCGTTCGCTTCACGCCCAAGGACGTCGCCGCCATCGAGGAGATGTTCTTCGAGCCGGCGATCACTGACACCCCGTCCAGGGCTGCCGCCCGTACTCGGCAGGCCGCCGCATGA
- a CDS encoding DUF5662 family protein produces the protein MAGYDSTADTLKHSLRVGALLAPVVADLARRAVEHDLSKLADPELSAYNETVPLLRTTTYGTAEYERHRTAMGDALTHHYAHNRHHPEHHQGGISGMTLVDLIEMLADWRAATERHPDGSLAASLPIQQQRYGISDQLMQILTSTARHLGWLDPS, from the coding sequence ATGGCCGGCTACGACAGCACCGCCGACACCCTCAAGCACAGCCTCCGCGTTGGCGCCCTCCTGGCCCCCGTGGTCGCCGATCTGGCCCGCCGAGCCGTCGAGCACGACCTCAGCAAGCTCGCTGATCCCGAGCTATCCGCCTACAACGAGACCGTCCCGCTGTTACGGACCACCACCTACGGCACCGCCGAGTACGAACGCCACCGGACAGCAATGGGCGATGCGCTCACCCACCACTACGCCCACAACCGGCACCACCCAGAGCACCACCAGGGCGGAATCAGCGGCATGACTCTCGTCGACCTGATCGAAATGCTCGCCGACTGGCGGGCTGCCACTGAGCGCCACCCGGACGGCAGCCTCGCGGCCAGCCTGCCAATCCAGCAGCAGCGCTACGGAATCAGCGACCAGCTGATGCAGATCCTGACCTCCACCGCCCGCCACCTCGGATGGCTCGACCCGTCCTGA
- a CDS encoding tyrosine-type recombinase/integrase: MWVERHGPGWRIREQLGDRKLTIESGYPTKTAAKAAMTRMRADRMRGEYIDPRAGRIPLSAWIDAWWPSYASTLKPTTQRTEDSRVRNHIRPLLGDLSLDEVDALAVQQFVSRLAAGKWPGGRKLSPKTIRNSHAILHKLLDAAVAQRYLRVNPAGSTGLPRVRRQEMRFLTTPEIGRLLAATPEHWKPLVTLLVATGLRYGEATALRVGRVDVLAGRLEVLEAMHDGIGGVPIFTDPKSERSRRTVTFPPAVGHALAPLLVGKDRDDMVFTDLDGVRPVTRNFRQRVWPRILDEAGLGRVRLHDLRHTHVAHLISAGRPLTAISRRMGHASIAVTSDVYGHLLTEVDEGIMAAVAGMLPAPPDGGIVGEMTPEQTGEGRTTPAQITR; the protein is encoded by the coding sequence GTGTGGGTCGAGCGGCACGGCCCCGGCTGGCGCATTCGAGAGCAGCTCGGCGACCGGAAGCTGACTATCGAGTCCGGCTATCCGACCAAGACCGCCGCGAAGGCGGCGATGACCCGGATGCGCGCCGACCGGATGCGTGGCGAGTACATCGACCCCCGCGCCGGCCGGATCCCCCTTTCCGCTTGGATCGACGCGTGGTGGCCGTCGTACGCGAGCACCCTGAAGCCGACCACTCAGCGGACAGAGGACTCTCGGGTGCGCAACCACATTCGGCCCCTGCTCGGAGACCTGTCGCTCGATGAGGTTGACGCCTTGGCCGTGCAGCAGTTCGTGTCTCGGCTTGCCGCCGGCAAATGGCCGGGCGGGCGGAAGCTCAGCCCGAAGACGATCCGCAACAGCCACGCGATCCTGCACAAGCTCCTGGACGCGGCTGTAGCGCAGCGGTATCTGCGGGTTAACCCTGCGGGGTCAACGGGCTTGCCGCGGGTGCGCCGCCAGGAGATGCGGTTCCTCACCACTCCCGAGATCGGCCGGCTGCTCGCCGCCACCCCGGAGCACTGGAAGCCCCTTGTCACCCTGCTCGTCGCGACCGGTCTCCGGTATGGGGAGGCGACCGCACTGCGGGTCGGCCGGGTCGACGTGCTCGCCGGCCGCTTGGAAGTCCTCGAAGCGATGCACGACGGGATCGGGGGGGTGCCCATCTTCACCGACCCGAAGTCGGAGCGGTCGCGTCGGACGGTTACGTTCCCGCCAGCGGTCGGCCACGCGCTGGCGCCGCTGCTCGTCGGGAAGGACCGCGACGACATGGTCTTCACCGACCTGGACGGTGTCCGGCCGGTGACTCGGAACTTCCGGCAGCGCGTGTGGCCCCGCATCCTTGACGAGGCGGGGCTGGGACGGGTCCGACTGCACGACCTGCGGCACACCCACGTCGCGCACCTCATCAGCGCGGGGCGGCCGTTGACGGCAATCTCCCGGCGCATGGGTCACGCCTCGATCGCTGTCACCTCAGACGTGTACGGGCACCTGTTGACGGAGGTCGACGAGGGCATTATGGCCGCCGTTGCCGGCATGCTTCCGGCTCCTCCTGATGGGGGGATCGTGGGGGAAATGACTCCGGAGCAGACCGGAGAAGGCCGGACGACTCCGGCGCAAATTACGAGGTAA
- a CDS encoding phage portal protein, which produces MALPTDDLGWLTWLAQRHDARLPQLKELNSLYEGTAPLHYLHPEIQRELDGRIQPVSLGWPMLAVDPLEERLDLLAFRYPEDDDLTDASPEELASYAADANLLRVWRDNQMDAEVTMAHVDALVMGRSYISVGTGDDSDTPLVAVESPLEMYADIDPRTRVPRAALRRWREDQDSLARLPEQYATLYLPDRTVWYDQGPQGWRETGRDEHGLGEVLVSPLVNRGRTADRYGRSELTPAMLSLSHAANKIATDMMVAAEFHAIPLRAIFGIGPEDLQDADGNRQSALQVIMGRLLTVPTETAGDVKPHEFQASSLANFHDTLNQLARLCAGLLGLDPSVMGYTTDNPASAEALKAREVRLIRRAERAQVAFGGGHRRAARQVRRLQEGGQEDPRAKRIEVMWRDAATPTRAQAADAATKLLTAGAITKRQAREDMGYTPGQIRRMEAEDQAAAEQDPVRLIADDLANRASVPQPEPAGVA; this is translated from the coding sequence GTGGCGCTGCCTACCGATGACCTGGGCTGGTTGACGTGGTTGGCGCAACGCCACGACGCACGCCTGCCACAGCTCAAAGAGCTGAACTCGCTGTACGAAGGAACTGCGCCGCTGCATTACCTGCACCCGGAGATCCAGCGTGAGCTGGATGGCCGGATCCAGCCGGTCAGCCTCGGGTGGCCGATGCTGGCCGTTGACCCGCTTGAGGAGCGGTTGGACCTGCTGGCGTTTCGGTATCCGGAGGACGACGACCTGACGGACGCGTCGCCGGAGGAGCTGGCGTCCTACGCGGCTGACGCGAATCTGTTGCGGGTGTGGCGGGATAACCAGATGGATGCCGAGGTCACCATGGCGCACGTTGATGCGCTGGTGATGGGCCGGTCGTACATCTCGGTCGGCACCGGTGATGATTCGGACACTCCGCTGGTGGCGGTCGAAAGCCCGTTGGAGATGTACGCCGACATCGACCCGCGTACGAGAGTGCCGAGGGCGGCGCTGCGACGGTGGCGGGAGGATCAGGACTCGCTGGCGCGGTTGCCGGAGCAGTACGCGACCTTGTACCTGCCGGATCGGACGGTCTGGTATGACCAGGGGCCGCAGGGTTGGCGTGAGACTGGCCGGGATGAGCACGGCCTGGGCGAGGTGCTGGTTTCGCCGCTGGTGAACCGGGGTCGTACGGCGGACCGGTACGGGCGGTCGGAACTGACTCCGGCGATGCTCAGCCTGTCGCACGCGGCGAACAAGATCGCCACGGACATGATGGTCGCGGCTGAGTTCCACGCGATCCCGCTGCGGGCCATCTTCGGTATCGGGCCCGAGGATCTACAGGACGCCGACGGTAACCGTCAATCGGCGTTGCAGGTCATCATGGGCCGGCTGTTGACGGTGCCGACGGAGACGGCCGGTGACGTCAAGCCGCACGAGTTCCAAGCGTCGAGCCTGGCGAACTTCCACGACACGCTTAACCAGCTCGCCCGGTTGTGTGCTGGTCTGCTCGGGCTGGATCCGTCGGTGATGGGCTACACCACTGACAACCCGGCCTCGGCGGAGGCGTTGAAGGCGCGTGAGGTGCGGCTGATCCGCCGGGCCGAGCGGGCTCAGGTGGCGTTCGGCGGTGGTCACCGGCGGGCGGCCCGGCAGGTACGCCGGTTGCAGGAGGGTGGCCAGGAGGATCCGCGGGCGAAGCGCATCGAGGTCATGTGGCGTGACGCAGCTACCCCAACCAGGGCGCAGGCTGCGGACGCCGCTACCAAGCTGCTGACCGCTGGTGCGATCACGAAGCGACAGGCCCGGGAGGACATGGGCTACACGCCGGGCCAGATTCGGCGGATGGAGGCGGAGGACCAGGCGGCGGCTGAGCAGGACCCGGTCCGGCTGATCGCCGATGATCTGGCCAACCGGGCGTCGGTGCCGCAGCCGGAGCCGGCTGGTGTCGCCTGA
- a CDS encoding WhiB family transcriptional regulator, translating into MLGAQAIDEGPAVTRLTAGPDAEAVRADQAATARRVLSEQALDLHPGARTGDPTALQAAKRWRDHMYDLLGLTQLVEQPAPVRAAKQPLETRVITRIRPQGDDLDWRPNAACAQTDSETFFPVGWGRADRELAEQAKDICRRCPVRDQCLTWAITHRQAHGIWGGLDPDERAAIKRRDTGRAVA; encoded by the coding sequence ATGCTCGGCGCACAAGCCATCGACGAAGGGCCGGCCGTCACCCGGCTCACCGCCGGCCCCGACGCCGAAGCAGTCCGCGCCGACCAGGCCGCAACCGCCCGCCGGGTCCTCTCCGAGCAGGCCCTCGACCTGCACCCCGGGGCCCGAACCGGCGACCCGACCGCACTGCAAGCCGCGAAACGCTGGCGGGACCACATGTACGACCTGCTCGGCCTCACCCAGCTTGTCGAGCAGCCGGCACCCGTGCGGGCCGCCAAGCAGCCCCTGGAGACCCGGGTCATCACCCGAATCCGGCCGCAGGGCGACGACCTCGACTGGCGACCCAACGCCGCATGCGCACAAACCGACTCGGAGACCTTCTTCCCCGTCGGATGGGGCCGCGCCGACCGGGAGCTGGCCGAGCAGGCCAAGGACATCTGCCGCCGCTGCCCCGTCCGCGACCAGTGCCTCACGTGGGCGATCACCCACCGGCAGGCCCACGGCATCTGGGGCGGCCTCGACCCCGACGAGCGGGCCGCCATCAAGCGCCGCGACACCGGACGGGCGGTCGCGTGA
- a CDS encoding DUF7341 domain-containing protein, translated as MTPTAHADTLTADVDQLTKPIHVAIQGRIITHPSLLDALRDACTPSANSGGNITRRAPTSRPPARLDTIDRLAEIYVGISTWHSRLNLPSPPRNADWQKAVLRAFPAAVPDLAPAIADYLRDEIHDWWRVAAVGSGWRPEQLRKLR; from the coding sequence ATGACCCCGACCGCCCACGCGGACACACTTACCGCCGACGTAGACCAACTCACCAAACCCATCCACGTCGCCATCCAAGGCCGGATCATCACCCACCCCAGCCTCCTCGACGCACTCCGCGACGCCTGCACCCCCAGCGCCAACAGCGGCGGCAACATCACCCGCCGAGCCCCCACCAGCCGGCCACCCGCCCGCCTCGACACCATCGACCGCCTCGCCGAGATCTACGTAGGCATCTCCACCTGGCACAGCCGCCTCAACCTGCCCAGCCCACCCCGCAACGCCGACTGGCAGAAAGCCGTGTTGCGAGCGTTCCCCGCAGCCGTACCCGACCTTGCACCCGCCATCGCCGACTACCTGCGCGACGAAATCCACGACTGGTGGCGCGTCGCAGCGGTCGGATCCGGGTGGCGGCCCGAGCAACTCCGCAAGCTCCGATAG
- a CDS encoding HNH endonuclease signature motif containing protein, whose product MSTRSLNAFFRGIASAPSMTACWIWGGQPSWDGYGKFGKGGHRAHRRAYELAIGPIPPGMVIDHLCEVRVCVNPLHLRATTQRENVLRSVKTMPNINAAKTHCPAGHAYTAANTYRRPRGGRDCRACRRELVALRRAA is encoded by the coding sequence ATGAGCACGCGCAGCCTCAACGCCTTCTTTCGCGGCATCGCGTCCGCACCGAGCATGACCGCCTGCTGGATCTGGGGTGGCCAGCCCTCCTGGGACGGCTACGGCAAGTTCGGCAAAGGCGGCCACCGGGCACACCGCCGAGCCTACGAACTCGCGATCGGACCGATCCCGCCCGGCATGGTCATCGACCACCTGTGCGAGGTGCGGGTGTGCGTCAACCCGCTGCACCTGCGGGCCACGACGCAGCGAGAGAACGTTCTGCGCAGCGTCAAGACGATGCCGAACATCAACGCCGCCAAGACCCACTGCCCGGCGGGCCACGCGTACACCGCTGCAAACACGTACCGCCGCCCGCGCGGTGGGCGTGACTGCCGCGCCTGTCGCCGCGAACTGGTGGCACTACGTCGGGCCGCCTGA
- a CDS encoding helix-turn-helix domain-containing protein yields MRTVEWPERESFIAHLDRLKKSRGFRYDIALAEAAEISHSAISNWRSGKQRPSLAAIGKLAAALDVDQRDLAARAGVAEGFTHASMPTQLPPELETLFDQYQTADPSRRDELLQRVAWVSEWFDATTSKAGDERPRRAG; encoded by the coding sequence GTGCGCACAGTCGAATGGCCGGAGCGAGAGAGCTTCATTGCCCACCTGGACCGTTTGAAGAAGTCCAGGGGCTTTCGCTACGACATCGCGCTCGCCGAGGCCGCCGAGATCAGCCACTCCGCGATCAGCAACTGGCGGTCGGGGAAGCAGCGTCCCAGCTTGGCGGCGATCGGAAAGCTGGCTGCTGCGCTCGACGTAGACCAGCGTGACCTTGCGGCCCGGGCCGGGGTTGCCGAGGGCTTCACTCACGCGTCCATGCCGACACAGCTCCCCCCAGAGCTGGAGACGCTGTTCGACCAGTACCAAACCGCTGACCCCAGCCGTCGCGATGAGTTGCTTCAGCGCGTTGCCTGGGTGAGTGAGTGGTTTGACGCCACCACGTCTAAGGCCGGCGACGAACGACCGCGCCGGGCGGGCTAG